A genomic region of Papaver somniferum cultivar HN1 chromosome 7, ASM357369v1, whole genome shotgun sequence contains the following coding sequences:
- the LOC113292615 gene encoding uncharacterized protein LOC113292615: MENHIGSSARTITRATRSPDTSEAPWPDLRNVELATGNLSGNDRIDVDSNPGTILLAVCSTFVKNYQVKITISSTTATKVYANIDILVVIEMQEKLKMLLCTWRR, encoded by the exons ATGGAAAACCACATCGGTTCCTCAGCTCGCACAATTACGAG GGCAACACGATCACCCGATACTTCAGAGGCCCCGTGGCCAGACTTGCGGAATGTGGAACTTGCAACTGGGAATCTCAG TGGTAATGATCGAATTGATGTTGACTCCAACCCAGGGACAATATTACTAGCCGTGTGCTCCACTTTTGTGAAGAATTATCAAG TCAAAATCACCATATCCTCCACTACTGCCACCAAAGTGTACGCGAACATTGACATTTTAGTTGTCATAGAAATGCAAGAAAAGTTG AAAATGCTCTTATGCACCTGGAGGAGGTAA